One genomic region from Nitrospinota bacterium encodes:
- the rpsQ gene encoding 30S ribosomal protein S17, with protein sequence MKGQCKRKIFEGVVIRNKSDKTFIVNVERKVKHSTFGKIVKRSKKYMVHDEHSKCSTGDKVKIIETRPLSKRKHWRVLEILETAKTKN encoded by the coding sequence ATGAAGGGGCAATGTAAAAGAAAGATTTTTGAGGGGGTAGTGATAAGAAATAAGAGTGATAAGACTTTCATTGTCAATGTTGAAAGAAAAGTTAAACACTCTACTTTTGGAAAAATAGTTAAAAGATCAAAAAAGTATATGGTTCATGATGAACACAGTAAATGCTCAACAGGTGATAAAGTTAAGATTATTGAAACAAGGCCCCTCAGTAAAAGGAAACACTGGAGAGTTTTAGAGATTCTTGAAACGGCAAAAACAAAAAATTAG
- the rpmC gene encoding 50S ribosomal protein L29, whose product MKASELRELTIEELTNKGKELKNELFNLKFQDATGQIGNPIRIRIVRRDIARIETILNEKNKENKREKGEALNEGAM is encoded by the coding sequence ATGAAAGCCAGTGAACTGAGGGAACTGACGATAGAAGAGCTAACAAACAAAGGAAAAGAGCTCAAAAATGAACTGTTTAATCTTAAGTTTCAAGATGCAACAGGTCAGATAGGGAATCCTATTAGGATAAGAATAGTACGAAGGGATATTGCTAGGATTGAAACGATCCTTAATGAAAAGAATAAGGAGAATAAAAGAGAAAAAGGAGAAGCATTGAATGAAGGGGCAATGTAA
- the rplP gene encoding 50S ribosomal protein L16, giving the protein MLMPKKTKYRKMQKGRRKGKASAGNTLNFGNYGLMASEAGWITNRQIEAARIAITRHVKRGGKVWIRIFPDKPITKKPAETRMGKGKGAPEFWVAVVKPGRILYEMDGIPKEVAKEAMRLASHKLSVATQFVSND; this is encoded by the coding sequence ATGCTGATGCCAAAAAAAACGAAATATAGAAAAATGCAAAAAGGAAGAAGAAAAGGTAAAGCATCTGCAGGAAATACTTTGAATTTTGGCAATTATGGTCTCATGGCCTCAGAAGCCGGCTGGATTACCAATAGACAAATAGAAGCAGCAAGAATAGCTATAACGCGCCATGTTAAAAGAGGAGGGAAGGTTTGGATAAGAATCTTTCCTGATAAACCTATTACAAAAAAACCAGCAGAGACGAGAATGGGGAAAGGGAAAGGAGCCCCAGAGTTTTGGGTAGCCGTTGTTAAGCCTGGAAGAATCTTATACGAGATGGATGGTATCCCTAAAGAAGTTGCAAAAGAAGCAATGAGACTAGCATCTCATAAACTTTCTGTTGCTACTCAATTTGTTTCTAATGATTAG
- the rpsC gene encoding 30S ribosomal protein S3: MGQKVHPIGFRLGINKQWQSNWFAKKTYGELLHEDIFIRDYIKKQLFHAGISKVEIERAANRVKINIHTARPGIIIGRKGSEVDRLKNELSNFTNKEIVLNIIEIRRAEIDAQLIAENIALQLEKRVSFRRAMKRSVTAALRFGAQGIKIKCAGRLGGAEMARKEWYKEGRIPLQTIRADIDYGFAIAKTLYGVIGVKVWIFKGEVFSVKEDTEEKEILEVK; encoded by the coding sequence TTGGGACAAAAGGTACATCCAATAGGTTTTAGACTAGGGATAAATAAGCAGTGGCAGTCTAATTGGTTTGCAAAGAAAACTTATGGAGAATTATTGCATGAAGATATTTTTATTCGGGATTATATCAAAAAGCAACTTTTTCATGCAGGTATATCGAAAGTAGAAATAGAACGGGCTGCTAATAGAGTAAAGATTAATATTCACACTGCTAGGCCTGGAATCATTATAGGTAGAAAAGGTTCTGAGGTTGATAGGTTAAAAAATGAATTATCTAATTTTACAAATAAAGAGATAGTTCTTAATATTATTGAGATTAGAAGGGCAGAGATAGATGCCCAGTTAATTGCTGAAAACATAGCTCTCCAGCTTGAGAAAAGAGTCTCTTTTAGAAGAGCTATGAAAAGGAGTGTAACCGCTGCTTTAAGGTTTGGTGCACAGGGCATTAAGATTAAATGTGCGGGGAGATTAGGTGGGGCAGAAATGGCAAGAAAAGAATGGTACAAAGAAGGAAGGATTCCTTTACAGACAATAAGGGCTGATATAGATTACGGTTTTGCAATCGCTAAGACCTTATATGGGGTGATTGGCGTAAAAGTCTGGATATTCAAGGGTGAAGTTTTTTCAGTAAAAGAAGACACAGAAGAAAAAGAAATTTTAGAGGTAAAGTAA